The candidate division WOR-3 bacterium genome includes a region encoding these proteins:
- a CDS encoding T9SS type A sorting domain-containing protein codes for MDWNSDGVRDLISGDRGGYVNVFIQTDTGLVAYYRIAKQNGDTFDVGTSSTPAVMDWNSDGRKDLIIGRETATSLLYLNVGTDTAPAFQDSIIMTSGGSWIIFGRSQVSAFDIDQDGRKDVIYGEIGGYVHVYLNTGPDSFPRLVRADTLMTVNGVKIMPPGSPSRESKCGFCDWNNDGTPDLLIGGYAGLIDLYLGVPQVGQAEDTRCQISDNRLQIEPNPARTHALVRVSWASLAGQTHRAELRVYDPDGRCVRSVQLTWSPGHLTTWSFPLDLRGLTNGVYLVRLMYGGLAETRSLVVRQ; via the coding sequence GTGGACTGGAACTCAGACGGTGTGCGTGACCTCATCAGCGGCGACCGGGGCGGATACGTGAATGTGTTCATTCAGACTGACACCGGGCTGGTCGCTTACTATCGGATCGCCAAGCAGAATGGTGATACGTTCGATGTCGGAACCAGCTCAACGCCCGCGGTAATGGACTGGAATTCCGACGGCCGCAAGGACCTGATTATCGGTCGGGAAACCGCAACGAGTCTTCTGTACCTGAACGTCGGCACGGACACTGCACCGGCATTTCAGGACTCAATCATAATGACCTCGGGTGGTAGCTGGATAATATTCGGCCGCAGTCAGGTGAGTGCGTTTGACATAGACCAGGACGGCCGCAAGGACGTCATCTACGGCGAGATCGGCGGATACGTGCACGTCTATCTCAACACCGGGCCCGACTCCTTTCCGAGACTTGTGCGTGCTGACACACTGATGACCGTGAACGGCGTCAAGATAATGCCCCCGGGCTCGCCGTCCCGTGAGTCCAAGTGTGGGTTCTGCGACTGGAATAACGACGGTACGCCCGACCTCCTGATCGGCGGCTACGCCGGATTGATAGACCTGTATCTGGGCGTGCCACAGGTGGGACAGGCAGAGGATACGAGATGTCAGATTTCAGATAACAGACTGCAGATTGAGCCGAATCCGGCCCGGACGCACGCCTTGGTTCGGGTATCGTGGGCAAGTCTGGCCGGTCAGACGCATCGGGCCGAGCTTCGAGTGTACGACCCAGATGGCCGCTGCGTCCGTTCCGTTCAGCTCACCTGGTCGCCTGGTCACCTGACCACTTGGTCTTTCCCACTTGACCTGCGCGGACTAACGAACGGAGTGTATCTTGTGCGTTTGATGTACGGAGGCCTGGCCGAGACGCGGTCGCTTGTTGTCCGGCAATGA
- a CDS encoding NosD domain-containing protein: MNARMWLLLLAGLAVGVGQPMQGTYVVSLAGGGDFTSFSQAVGALLARGMSGAVVFEGTEGTYAEGMLDLRGINTSGKTLTFRAKAGHRVTIDGLGAAAIFFADFNYGATHNVKVEGLRLTNSSTGGWPVYAVNRLNGWRISDCEFDTPSGPWFNGSYDSVVGCKLRLTGNNGVYLYSSSNCWVVNNFVSGVRMSGIYFNSASGNMVCNNTVITDSTAANAMGLYQNQSSNTFYNNVVVASSYCLYTGSQPAYSDFNCWYRHSGDSRLFYLSNVGAMGLLNWRSRSGNRLDMNSMEADPLVVDRVNDLHLQPASPCIDAGMTVAGVTTDIDGQPRTVPYDIGADEYHPVGLADNSRYQILDGRLQIEPNPACGQVAIRLPPTAGCSELRLYDAAGNCVLTRSFGRLTTGSLTLDLRGIAAGVYLVRLASGPYSNKLIVR, translated from the coding sequence CGGCCAGCCGATGCAGGGCACTTACGTTGTCAGCCTTGCTGGCGGCGGTGACTTTACCAGTTTCAGCCAGGCTGTGGGAGCTCTGCTTGCACGGGGCATGAGCGGAGCGGTTGTATTCGAGGGAACCGAAGGAACCTATGCTGAGGGTATGCTTGACCTGCGCGGCATAAACACCAGTGGAAAGACCCTGACGTTCCGCGCCAAAGCAGGGCATCGGGTCACCATTGACGGGCTAGGCGCCGCGGCCATATTTTTCGCTGATTTCAATTACGGAGCAACTCATAATGTGAAGGTTGAAGGTCTCCGGTTGACGAATTCTTCAACCGGTGGTTGGCCGGTCTATGCGGTTAACCGCTTGAACGGCTGGCGCATTTCAGACTGTGAGTTCGATACGCCGAGCGGGCCGTGGTTCAACGGGTCTTATGACTCGGTCGTCGGGTGCAAACTCAGGCTGACCGGTAACAACGGGGTCTATCTGTACAGCAGCTCCAACTGCTGGGTTGTGAACAACTTCGTGTCCGGTGTGAGAATGAGCGGCATCTACTTCAATTCTGCATCCGGCAACATGGTGTGTAACAATACGGTCATCACCGATTCGACGGCTGCGAACGCAATGGGATTGTACCAGAATCAGAGCTCCAATACTTTCTACAACAACGTCGTTGTCGCATCCTCGTACTGTCTCTATACCGGGTCCCAACCCGCATACTCTGACTTCAACTGCTGGTACCGGCATTCTGGTGACTCCCGTCTGTTCTATCTGAGCAACGTAGGCGCGATGGGCTTGTTGAACTGGCGCAGCCGTTCCGGGAACCGGCTGGACATGAATAGTATGGAGGCAGACCCGCTGGTGGTGGACAGGGTCAACGACCTGCACCTGCAACCTGCTTCGCCCTGTATTGACGCGGGTATGACGGTGGCCGGCGTGACGACCGATATTGACGGCCAGCCGCGTACGGTACCGTATGACATCGGCGCAGATGAGTACCATCCGGTTGGACTCGCAGATAATTCCAGATACCAGATTCTAGATGGCAGATTGCAGATCGAGCCGAATCCGGCGTGTGGCCAAGTTGCCATCCGTCTACCGCCGACCGCGGGCTGCTCAGAACTCAGACTGTACGATGCTGCTGGCAATTGCGTCCTCACTCGGTCATTCGGCCGTTTGACCACTGGGTCGCTTACTCTGGACCTGCGCGGCATCGCAGCGGGCGTGTACCTTGTTCGCCTGGCCTCAGGTCCGTACTCTAACAAGCTGATCGTGAGGTGA